The Myxococcota bacterium genome has a segment encoding these proteins:
- a CDS encoding NifU family protein: MDIGFRMHAERTPNPDSIKWVLSQPVAAAAAGAHFGEAPAPDASPLAAALFEVEGVVGVFLGPSFVTITKGAESEWTDLAQPVVDAIKAWAATGEPALGPGWIPPAAADEGGVVARILEVLDRDIRPFVAQDGGEIGFAGFRDGVVELVLQGACSGCPSSTITLKMGIEARLKEQIPEVEEVVAV; the protein is encoded by the coding sequence ATGGACATCGGCTTCCGCATGCACGCCGAGCGCACGCCGAACCCCGACAGCATCAAGTGGGTGCTGAGCCAGCCCGTCGCCGCCGCCGCCGCGGGCGCGCACTTCGGCGAGGCACCCGCGCCCGACGCGTCGCCGCTCGCGGCCGCGCTGTTCGAGGTCGAAGGCGTGGTCGGCGTCTTCCTCGGGCCGAGCTTCGTGACGATCACGAAGGGCGCGGAGAGCGAGTGGACCGATCTCGCCCAGCCCGTGGTCGACGCGATCAAGGCGTGGGCCGCGACCGGGGAGCCGGCGCTCGGGCCCGGCTGGATTCCGCCCGCCGCCGCGGACGAAGGCGGCGTGGTGGCTCGCATCCTCGAGGTCCTCGACCGCGACATCCGGCCCTTCGTGGCCCAGGACGGCGGCGAGATCGGCTTCGCGGGCTTTCGCGACGGCGTCGTCGAGCTCGTGCTCCAGGGCGCGTGCTCCGGCTGCCCGAGCTCGACGATCACTCTCAAGATGGGAATCGAGGCGCGATTGAAGGAGCAGATTCCCGAGGTCGAGGAGGTCGTGGCGGTCTAA
- a CDS encoding penicillin-binding transpeptidase domain-containing protein, with protein MGRWSLGRNGWRDGWPRDDESRARLGLTPRGSRARRAQRRRRQIDLLGRSDRALGRGRILTARGRATLLALAASLGALGSLAVPSGARDQREPVDLAAVFPETPPAQVAAATLIQPAAAAPAPRRARSDTDRAPAAVSAPPVVAARLGGPASAPPELLARLPASRRALELASTADVGGTAVAAAFADGLPARLVEQVADPRGASGPLRIEYTLDAELTRRVFRVLDRVRVERGHVVVLDVETGRVLAFASTDPKALPPERAYPAASLAKVVTAAAALENDRRRALVPCRFQGSPYRLTAARVHPARGGTEASLEKSIAGSYNQCFAQLAVHALGERPLVDAFERFGWTVSAAPGQESAHIERGEGDYGLGKLGSGLAPTRITVLHAAQLAATLDQGLLVEPWWIDRVVDANGRALALPERAAPARAMQAATAREVRSMLVRTTTNGTARRAFRTRRGPRLGDVRVAGKTGNLSGTHPRARYEWFAGVAPAEAPRVAVAVVQAHGNRWWATSSQVAAEVFAELFCEGRQCSGDRVARFTGDLGAVASTPPLAREVVASR; from the coding sequence TTGGGTCGCTGGTCGCTCGGTCGCAACGGTTGGCGGGACGGATGGCCGCGCGACGACGAATCGCGCGCGCGGCTCGGGCTGACGCCGCGCGGGAGCCGCGCGCGGCGCGCACAGCGCCGCCGCCGGCAGATCGACCTGCTCGGACGCTCCGATCGCGCACTCGGCCGCGGTCGCATCCTCACGGCGCGCGGGCGCGCGACACTCCTCGCGCTCGCCGCCTCGCTCGGTGCACTCGGGAGCCTCGCGGTGCCCTCGGGCGCGCGCGACCAACGCGAGCCCGTCGATCTCGCCGCGGTGTTCCCGGAGACGCCGCCCGCACAGGTCGCGGCCGCGACCCTGATCCAGCCGGCCGCCGCCGCTCCCGCGCCGCGCCGCGCTCGCAGCGACACGGACCGCGCGCCGGCCGCGGTGTCCGCGCCGCCCGTCGTCGCCGCGCGCCTCGGCGGGCCCGCGAGCGCGCCGCCCGAGCTGCTCGCGCGCCTCCCCGCCTCGCGCCGCGCCCTCGAGCTCGCCTCCACCGCAGACGTCGGCGGCACCGCCGTCGCCGCCGCCTTCGCCGACGGCCTCCCGGCGCGCCTCGTCGAGCAGGTCGCCGACCCGCGCGGCGCCTCCGGGCCGCTGCGCATCGAGTACACGCTCGACGCCGAGCTCACGCGCCGCGTCTTCCGCGTGCTCGATCGCGTGCGCGTCGAGCGCGGCCACGTCGTCGTGCTCGACGTCGAGACGGGGCGCGTGCTCGCGTTCGCGTCGACCGACCCGAAGGCGCTCCCGCCCGAGCGCGCCTATCCCGCCGCTTCGCTCGCGAAGGTCGTGACGGCCGCCGCCGCGCTCGAGAACGATCGCCGGCGCGCGCTCGTGCCGTGCCGGTTCCAGGGGAGCCCGTACCGCCTCACCGCCGCGCGCGTGCACCCCGCGCGCGGCGGCACCGAGGCGTCGCTCGAGAAGTCGATCGCCGGCTCGTACAACCAGTGCTTCGCGCAGCTCGCCGTGCACGCGCTCGGCGAGCGCCCGCTCGTCGACGCGTTCGAGCGGTTCGGCTGGACGGTGTCGGCGGCGCCCGGACAGGAGTCGGCGCACATCGAGCGCGGCGAGGGCGACTACGGACTCGGGAAGCTCGGCTCGGGCCTCGCGCCGACGCGCATCACCGTCCTGCACGCCGCGCAGCTCGCCGCGACGCTCGACCAGGGCCTGCTCGTCGAGCCGTGGTGGATCGATCGCGTCGTCGACGCGAACGGCCGCGCGCTCGCGCTGCCCGAGCGCGCGGCGCCGGCGCGCGCGATGCAGGCGGCCACCGCGCGCGAGGTGCGGAGCATGCTCGTGCGGACGACGACGAACGGGACCGCGCGGCGCGCGTTCCGCACGCGGCGCGGGCCGCGCCTCGGCGACGTCCGCGTCGCCGGGAAGACGGGCAACCTCTCCGGAACGCACCCGCGAGCGCGCTACGAATGGTTCGCGGGCGTGGCGCCGGCGGAAGCGCCGCGCGTCGCCGTCGCGGTCGTGCAGGCGCACGGCAACCGCTGGTGGGCGACGTCGTCGCAGGTCGCCGCGGAGGTCTTCGCCGAGCTCTTCTGCGAAGGCCGCCAGTGCAGCGGCGACCGCGTCGCGCGCTTCACCGGCGACCTCGGCGCCGTCGCGTCGACACCGCCGCTCGCGCGCGAGGTCGTCGCGTCGCGCTAG
- a CDS encoding dihydrofolate reductase family protein: MASATSPAESVSAKLRELYGEDPARDEGVLHVVAAWQAPDGRLPVLAIGPSSPASPRDAFALRAARMRADAIVTTGRILRDEPDVTHAERDAALLAWRRERVGRAEPPRSVVLTTGAALDARHPLLRADPPPWLATGRAHARALRAAAPGLETIELEPPSLRALLDALARRGARTTLVEAGPSTARALYDAPVAVDELLLSILEEPAADDPRAGGRSAAPALAGELPAPAALDAALGAPRHASRWREPSGGWRFERRRRDTR; encoded by the coding sequence ATGGCGAGTGCGACGAGCCCGGCGGAGTCGGTGAGCGCGAAGCTGCGCGAGCTGTACGGCGAGGATCCTGCGCGCGACGAAGGCGTGCTCCACGTCGTCGCCGCGTGGCAGGCGCCCGACGGCCGCCTTCCCGTGCTCGCGATCGGGCCGTCGTCGCCCGCGAGTCCGCGCGACGCGTTCGCGCTGCGGGCCGCGCGCATGCGCGCCGACGCGATCGTCACGACGGGCCGCATCCTCCGCGACGAGCCCGACGTGACGCACGCCGAGCGCGACGCCGCGCTGCTCGCGTGGCGGCGCGAGCGCGTCGGGCGGGCCGAGCCTCCGCGCAGCGTCGTGCTGACGACGGGCGCTGCGCTCGACGCGCGACACCCGCTCCTGCGCGCCGATCCGCCGCCCTGGCTCGCGACGGGTCGCGCGCACGCGCGCGCGCTCCGCGCCGCCGCGCCCGGGCTCGAGACGATCGAGCTCGAGCCACCGAGCCTCCGGGCGCTCCTCGATGCGCTCGCGCGGCGCGGTGCGCGGACGACGCTCGTCGAGGCGGGCCCGTCGACGGCGCGCGCTCTCTACGATGCGCCGGTCGCGGTCGACGAGCTGCTGCTGTCGATCCTGGAGGAGCCGGCCGCGGACGACCCGCGCGCGGGCGGCCGGAGCGCGGCGCCCGCGCTCGCGGGCGAGCTGCCCGCGCCGGCCGCGCTCGACGCGGCGCTCGGTGCGCCACGCCACGCGAGCCGCTGGCGCGAGCCGAGCGGCGGGTGGCGCTTCGAGCGCCGCCGCCGCGACACTCGTTAG